Below is a genomic region from Miscanthus floridulus cultivar M001 chromosome 1, ASM1932011v1, whole genome shotgun sequence.
TAAATATTTTAAACTTGACTACAAATAAATTATTTGGAtagagtttgaaaatatgaaagtgatgtaagtacatagattcatctcgaaatgtagttttataaaaaataatatattgactatattttatagtATAAAAACGATTTTTTTTTAAGGACACGGAGGGAACGCTTGTATCTTTACTCATATATGGTTCAGTAGTGAGCTAAGCATAACTTGGTTGAATTTCTTATGAGTTCAAGTGCATTTTGTGCTCATAGTGGCAAGGTGGTGTTAAGGCGAATGTGTGCCCTGTTTATGTTTCTAAAGAAATACTACTCTCGAGAAATAAAGGTCGTCAAatcttttcttttaaaaaataatCGTTTTATTTTTGAGATATATACAGCCTTTTATTTTACTGCAGTGCATGAGAACCATAGGCGCGTATCGTGACACTTGCGCCGTCGCCTGTAACTTTCCAGCCTGCGTGTACGCTTCCTGCTCATTTATAGTCTCTCTTTCATTCACACATCAAAAAAAATTGGACccggaaaaagaaaagaaaatcaacTCGCCACCTGTTCTAAGGTAGTGTTTAGTTTCCAAATTTTTtccaagattctccgtcacatcaaatctttgacgcatgtatgaagcattaaatataaataaaaaataaaattaattatacagtttagatgaaattcacgagacgaatcttttaaacttaattagactataattaaacactaattatcaaacaacaaccaaaatgctaCGGTACCGTTTCCTAAAAATTTTCGCCTACTAATCAAGTCCTAACACGCGAGGAGAAAGAACACGGCGGCCGCTGTTTCTGTCCGCGTGCTCTGACCCGCAGCGAGCCCACGGCGTCGCCCTATATAATTGGGGCCTCAAAACCTCTCCTCTCATCAGCAACGAACTCCAAGTCTCCAACCAACCACCGCAGACAAAAGATCCCCAATTCCGTGTCCCCGAACCCCTTTCGAGTTCGCACGGGCTCCCGGCTAGATTCGAGCGGTCTAAGCTTCGAATCGGCGCATGGAGGCAACAGTAGCCGCGGCGCTCAggtcgcccgccgccgccggcccctcGCGGCGGTCCGCGGCCCCGGGCGCCAGTTCGCTGCCCTTGGACCGGAGGCGCAGCTTCGCCTTTGGCTCCATCAAGGTACGAGGAGCTTCCGGTTCTCTCTTACGGCTGAAGCTTAGACGGGTGTTTGTTCTTTTAGACGGAAAGGAGAAAGAGCAGTTTGGATCTTATCATCTTCAGTTTTTTTTTGCGGCATGCTTATCTATTTTCTAATTTTTGTGTCCTTGCTTGTGGAGGAATGGTTTGGCGTGATTATGCTGCAATTTGTTCATCTTGTGTTTTCATAAGATTCGGTTTCTCAGTATAATTCGTCTGAGCATGGAAATGGAGTGGTTGCCTGACGCTGCTGGATGCTATGCGCAGGGTCTCGGGCGGCAGCAGCTCACCTCTAGGACTAGGAGGCGAAGCAGTGTGGTCAGGGCCTCCTGGTCCCCCTCGGAGTCTCTGCCACCGTCCTCATCGATCGCGCCGCTCAGGATGGAATCGCCGGCGGGGCAGCTACTCTCGCAAATCCTGCACACGCACCCGCACCTACTGTCTGCCGCCGCCGAGCAGCAGCTCGAGCAGCTCCAGACCGACCGCGAGGCCGAGAAGGAGAAGGATAAGGAGAGTGAGGCTGGCGACAAGCTGGCTCCGACAGGTGGCGACCTCGTGCTGTACAGGTAATTGTGGTTTTTAGTCAGTGAGTTCGTTGCCTTTGTTACTTACGGGTGCATCTTGCTATAAGAAGATAGGATTTGGTAAAGATGCTTGTTCTGAGTTATCCAATTGTGGATCCGGAGTATAACAGACTGTCACGTAGGAATTGTATAACTGTCTAGTCAGCTGAAATGTACATGCTGCATCCAGCTCAGATTAACTCGGTGTATTTTATGGATGCCTGTTTACATCCTTAAATATTATGTGGGATTAGAATAAATCTAGAGAGATGGCCATATCATATAGGAACTCTGTCAATTGTGCGATGCCAAGAGAGGAAAAGGACAAACTATTCTAGCCTTTTTGATTGAGATGGAGTGACTGTAGTTCACATATGAGCAATTGCTAGTTGTTAGAATTGTTTGGTGATCCATACTGTAACTTCCTATGAAATGGGAATATTCAAAGTTCATGTGAAAGTTCAGTCTTGTTTATTACTTCTAACAATGAACTAATTGTTTCCTGTGACTTGGAGTATTGGAGAAATGTTGGCTAATTTCCCTTGTTTTCTGGAAATAGGCGTATTGCTGAGGTAAAGGAGAAGGAACGGAGAAGGACTTTGGAGGAGATACTCTACGCTCTGGTTGTTCAGAAGTTTGTTGAAGCTGGTGTTTCTTTGGTTCCAGCACTCTCTCACTCCATCGATTCTTCTGGAAAAGTTGATCAGTGGACAGGAACTGTGGAAGAGAAGCTTCAACGTTTACACTCGTCCGAGGCCTATGAAATGATCGAGAATCATCTCGCTCTCATTCTGGGGCAGCGTCAAGGTGATGCCACTATTGCAGCCATAAGTAAGCTCCGAGTTGGCCAGGTCTATGCTGCATCTGTGATGTATGGTTATTTCCTGAAGAGAGTTGATCAGAGGTTTCAGCTCGAGAAAACAATGAAGAGCCTCCCTTGGGGATCGGAAGAGGAAGATAATGCTTTGAATCAAGTTATGACGACCGACTCAATGCCTTCAGCTCAGGCTTCTAGCCCTCATCCAGAGATGGGCTCGTGGACTGCTCCTGACTTCAATGCAGGAGGGCCTAGCCAATCTATCAAGCCTTCCCGCCTTAGGTCGTATGTCATGTCATTTGATTCAGATACACTTCAGAGGTATGCAACAGTCAGGTCAAAGGAGGCCTTTGGTATCATTGAGAAGCACACAGAAGCGCTATTTGGGAAACCAGAGATTGTAATCACACCTGAAGGCACAGTTGATTCTTCCAAGGATGAGCATATTAGAATAAGCTTTGCCGGGCTGAGAAGGCTGATCCTGGAGGCTGTTACTTTCGGATCGTTCCTCTGGGACGTTGAGAGCTTTGTGGATTCCAGGTACCATTTCGTGACCAACTAAGATGGTCATCCTAAGTGAAGAACGATTCATGGTTTACGGATCTGGTCTGAAACTGAATGTCTATGGGCTTCGGAAAGACTGTTGTACAATGATGTTAGACTGTGTTACCACACCCCTTACTGTATACGATGGTACCAATGATTTGCCCACTTTTATGGCATCACAGTATTGTAAAGACCAAACGTCATTAGCCTGATATTTAGCCGTTAGGTTCTAGTGACATCTGTGCTGCCCGGGGGTGCGTAGCGTTGTATTTTACGATTATCCCCTCTGCAAATTGTAAGAGCAATTCTAGGCTCCTAGCCAATTCTTTAGCGAAGCTATTATTCTCATTGCAGATTGCCGTTATGATGATTTGAGTTCTTTCGTCTTTTTGGGAGCACGTCCATTTTGTACTACAGAATTCTTGTATGTATTTGATACGTGAATAGGGATGAAGTTTCGTTTTTTTAAAAATGTATTTATTATTATCCTTTTTTTTGtgtgttgatccaaaactcacTGCTTTGAACTACTGCACCGAATTACTAGTTCATTTTGTTTGCCAGGAATTACTCCCTCCGTGCACAAGAATGTAATTTTTGTTTTTCAAGAAATCAAAcagtttaaactttgactaaatttatataaaataaaaaaatactagcattcatgatacaaaataattatcattagattagttatagaatatattttcatcatacatttatttggagacataatgAACAAGTTGGTGGTAACCGAGCTAAACGTTGAATGATTCTAATTTGACTCTGACATGCCACAAGCCCACAAGCAAACATGTACTGTACAGTAATTGGACTTAAGAGTGTTGTGACATCTGAGCATGTACAACTGACTTTACATGTTCGAGCAGCAAGAGGAATACGTGAGGTGAGAGACAAAAATATGCAGTTACAGCATCTTATTATTGTCACCACGCATGGCTGCTgaccagctgctgctgctgtttccAACGAGATAAATCATGGAGAGCAAATTTACCAAATCCTATCTTCTTGATAAAATTCTTGACCATGAGCCTCCCTTCAGTAGTTATGATGCTCTCCGGATGGAACTGCACGCCCTACATAATAAGAACGTTCACGGATGTAGATTCAAAATGGACAACAGTAACACTTAATAAAAGATTGATTGTTTTTGTTTTCTAATTAAGGTAGAAAAGAAAGAAACAGTTcgatttgatttggaaaaagccTTCAGCTTACCACAGTACACAGCAGCGATGGTGTAACCAAATACACCGGCAGAATGCTGATAGATGGAGGCACTAGTGAAAGCACGAACAGAAAGTCTACTAGTTTTGCCCTGGTTGCCAGATAGGCAAATTCAAGCAGCCTATGCAAACCTACCCATGTACAAGTCAACAGACAAATTCAAGCAGCCTATGCAAACCTTACTCTAGTATACAAGTCAGAATTCAATCAAAATCTAATCTGCTTCCCTAGGTTATTTAGTTATGTATTGTGCTGGTGAATGATCCAGAGGTGAGCTTGGAAGAACACTACTTGCGTTGATGAACAGGTAAATGCCATCATGGGTTAAAGTTAAAAATCGCAAAGCAGTATGATGACATGCTTCAAAAGGGTTATGAACTTCCAGTTATGCACCATTTTTAGTCTTTCtgtgaaagtaaaaaaaaaaaatcacaaggcAACAGAAAAGGCATTTTATTTTTAGAAGGCAAGCAACTTATAAACACAGTAGCAAATTTCCAGATTACATGACATGATTTGAAATGATgtttttttgaaacaaaaggcaggagctctgccgctcaattaagacgAAAGAATGTAATAATGTACAAGAAGGTTAGCCAACCGAGTAGCCAAAATGGCACCCGAGGGGCTAACCACCCCACGCGACGTGATTGAGCACAAACACGACACACTGCCATGgatcatcgttgccgagcatggAAGCAAAGCTGCCAGCAGCTTGGACTTCCCATGGCAGGCCACCCACTGGTCACCTCCCGACTGGTCCAAAGGAACGACCGCCAccggtcatcgttgccaagctcaactatcgaagagcagctccgacttccagtCGCAAACCCATGCATTGCATCGAGGCCACGGCGATAATCCAGacgcgacgccttcaggaagggaaCGACGCCGATGGCACCACCGTCGCACGTCTAAAGTGGACCGGGTTTTCACCCTTGGATGACATGCTAGAGGGGAAAACACGACGCCCCCAACAGGGAAGCGGCGCCCAATGGCGTCGCCGTCGCCAAGGCTTTCGCCCAAGAACCCTCTAGCACGAACGCCGGGTCGCGAAGCCGGACCCCCTGCCAGCCTTCACCGCCATCGTCGCTGTCCCGCCGCCCCACGGAAGCCCCTTCAGAGGGGCATCGACGCGCCGGCTGCACGCAGCAGCCGCACAGCTGCGTCGGCCGTCACCCCCTCCGTTCGGGCCACACATAGCCGGACCTGACTCCGCCGCTCGCGTCCCAGTGCCGCACGACGAGGCCGCCACTGACCATCTTCGTCGGCCCTGGCACCCACCGATGTCGCAGCCGACCTCGCCGCCAACCGCTACAGGGCGTGTGCCCCACCATCTCGGGCGCCGCCCCCTGCCCTGGGACCGTCGGATCCGGACACCAGGCCCCGAACCCGGCgccccatgccgccgccgccacctccgtcTTGACCACAAACGAAGGCACCGCCATGTGCCGGCCCGTCGCCGAGGCCGGTAAACCGGCCACCACGGGCAGGCTAGCCAGCAGGTTGCCGCCCTGGCCATAGCCAGTCCCTGAAGAGGCCCGGCCGCCACCGCAACAGCCAGGGCCGTGAGGAGAGAGGCAGGCAGAGGGAGCGCTGCCCCCAGCGCCATCACAAGCCCCGGCCGCCGCCGCAACCGCCACCGGCCACCACTTCACCCGCCGCCGGCCCCGAAGCCGAACTGGACACCTGGAGTCCAGATCCGGCCTCCCGAGCACCGGATCTGACCTCACGTGGCCCGAACCGGCTACCCCAGctgtcatcgccgtcgccgtcaagagaggaggaggggaacgCGC
It encodes:
- the LOC136475596 gene encoding UV-B-induced protein At3g17800, chloroplastic-like produces the protein MEATVAAALRSPAAAGPSRRSAAPGASSLPLDRRRSFAFGSIKGLGRQQLTSRTRRRSSVVRASWSPSESLPPSSSIAPLRMESPAGQLLSQILHTHPHLLSAAAEQQLEQLQTDREAEKEKDKESEAGDKLAPTGGDLVLYRRIAEVKEKERRRTLEEILYALVVQKFVEAGVSLVPALSHSIDSSGKVDQWTGTVEEKLQRLHSSEAYEMIENHLALILGQRQGDATIAAISKLRVGQVYAASVMYGYFLKRVDQRFQLEKTMKSLPWGSEEEDNALNQVMTTDSMPSAQASSPHPEMGSWTAPDFNAGGPSQSIKPSRLRSYVMSFDSDTLQRYATVRSKEAFGIIEKHTEALFGKPEIVITPEGTVDSSKDEHIRISFAGLRRLILEAVTFGSFLWDVESFVDSRYHFVTN